In Verrucomicrobiia bacterium, a genomic segment contains:
- a CDS encoding HNH endonuclease, which produces MAKAPSVKWTREHRLIALNLYCKLPFGKLHKGNPIIKEVAAKMGRTASSLAIKLCNFASLDPVLQVRGIVGMTGAANDDRVLWTEFQENLAGLGAESEELLHDLFTKDETKEVDFLSRDNVRLVAPSGPTEMQATVKVRRGQQFFRQAVLTAYDVRCCISGINVPRLLVASHIKPWGRFPADRLNPRNGLCLSTLHDAAFDAGLITLDDKLGVVLSKRLKRFFPQPALEQNFVPFEGQPIRLPEKLAEPGSEFLRYHRDEVFQA; this is translated from the coding sequence ATGGCGAAAGCACCGTCAGTAAAGTGGACGCGCGAGCATCGGCTCATTGCCCTGAATCTTTACTGCAAGCTTCCGTTCGGGAAACTCCACAAGGGAAACCCCATCATCAAGGAAGTGGCGGCGAAAATGGGCCGCACCGCAAGCAGTCTAGCAATCAAGCTGTGCAACTTCGCGTCGCTCGATCCCGTGCTTCAGGTGCGCGGAATTGTTGGAATGACCGGGGCGGCCAACGACGACCGGGTTCTTTGGACGGAATTTCAGGAAAACTTGGCAGGCCTTGGCGCAGAGAGCGAAGAGTTGCTCCATGACCTGTTCACGAAAGACGAAACGAAGGAAGTGGATTTCCTGTCGCGCGACAATGTTCGCCTCGTCGCACCAAGTGGGCCAACGGAAATGCAGGCGACGGTCAAAGTCCGGCGCGGCCAGCAGTTCTTTCGGCAAGCGGTGCTGACCGCATATGACGTGCGTTGCTGCATCAGCGGCATCAATGTCCCTCGTTTGCTGGTGGCAAGTCACATCAAGCCGTGGGGCAGATTTCCCGCCGACCGGCTCAATCCGCGCAACGGACTTTGTCTCTCGACACTCCATGACGCAGCTTTCGACGCCGGACTCATCACGCTGGATGACAAATTGGGCGTGGTCCTCAGCAAACGGCTAAAGAGGTTCTTCCCACAACCAGCGCTTGAACAAAACTTCGTCCCGTTCGAGGGGCAACCAATCCGACTCCCAGAGAAACTGGCGGAGCCGGGCAGCGAATTTTTACGCTACCATCGCGACGAAGTGTTTCAGGCATAA